A window from Microcoleus sp. AS-A8 encodes these proteins:
- a CDS encoding SRPBCC family protein, whose amino-acid sequence MERIEVAETVPLPVAAVWEAHEDVQLLERIAPPILSVRLKESNIVCGLGTHLPLRFELFGLGMDWRVQITHWDPPVCFKDEQVTGPFRVWEHTHQFMAITAESTRIVDAVKFELNPLLDSTVIRWGLEGMIKMRMQNLKQALSSHITQ is encoded by the coding sequence TTGGAACGAATTGAGGTCGCCGAAACTGTCCCCCTTCCGGTGGCAGCCGTCTGGGAAGCTCACGAGGATGTACAGCTCCTAGAACGCATCGCTCCACCTATCCTTTCAGTTCGGCTCAAGGAATCTAATATTGTTTGTGGTTTAGGCACTCACTTGCCTCTGAGGTTTGAACTGTTCGGTTTAGGAATGGACTGGCGAGTTCAAATCACCCACTGGGACCCACCTGTCTGTTTTAAAGACGAACAGGTAACAGGCCCTTTCCGTGTCTGGGAACATACCCATCAGTTCATGGCGATTACGGCTGAATCAACCCGCATTGTGGATGCTGTCAAATTTGAGCTGAATCCTTTACTCGATAGTACAGTAATTCGCTGGGGTTTAGAGGGAATGATTAAAATGCGGATGCAAAATCTGAAACAGGCACTGAGTAGCCACATTACCCAGTAA
- the dapB gene encoding 4-hydroxy-tetrahydrodipicolinate reductase, translating to MSNQSPIPVVVNGACGKMGREVIKAVSQAEDMTLVGAIERNPQYIGQDIGEVIGCGPLEIPVLNDLQANLVLATQEKVQGVMVDFTHPDSVYDNVRSAIAYGVRPVVGTTGMSPEQIQDLADFAEKASTGCLLIPNFSIGMVLLQQAAVQASKYFDHVEIIELHHNQKADAPSGTAVQTAQLLAELGKTFNPAVVKETEKLPGARGSVAEENIRIHSVRLPGLIAHQEVIFGAPGQIYTLRHDTSDRSCYMPGVLLAIRKVTQLKSLVYGLEKIL from the coding sequence ATGTCGAATCAGTCTCCTATCCCAGTCGTTGTCAACGGAGCTTGTGGCAAAATGGGCCGCGAGGTCATTAAGGCGGTTTCCCAAGCCGAGGATATGACCTTAGTGGGTGCGATCGAGCGCAATCCCCAATACATCGGTCAAGATATTGGTGAAGTGATCGGATGTGGCCCTCTGGAAATTCCGGTGCTCAACGACCTACAAGCGAATTTAGTGCTGGCTACCCAGGAAAAAGTACAGGGGGTCATGGTTGATTTTACTCACCCTGATAGCGTTTATGACAATGTTCGGTCTGCGATCGCCTACGGAGTTCGCCCTGTTGTCGGTACCACTGGCATGTCTCCAGAACAAATTCAAGACCTCGCCGACTTTGCCGAAAAAGCCAGCACAGGTTGCTTACTAATTCCTAATTTCTCCATTGGGATGGTATTACTTCAACAAGCTGCTGTTCAAGCCTCCAAATACTTCGACCACGTTGAAATTATTGAACTCCATCACAATCAAAAAGCCGATGCCCCCAGTGGGACTGCCGTTCAAACCGCCCAACTGTTAGCTGAATTAGGAAAAACATTTAATCCAGCCGTTGTTAAAGAAACCGAAAAATTACCCGGTGCTAGAGGAAGTGTAGCCGAAGAAAATATTCGGATTCACAGTGTCCGCCTGCCCGGATTAATTGCTCACCAAGAAGTCATTTTTGGCGCACCCGGTCAAATCTATACCCTGCGTCACGACACCTCAGATCGATCTTGTTACATGCCTGGAGTGCTGCTCGCCATTCGCAAAGTCACCCAACTTAAATCCCTTGTCTACGGATTAGAAAAAATCCTCTAA
- a CDS encoding phosphate ABC transporter permease produces the protein MLVPITRQKFEQIIPILATGPQYGYFWGKFPDFLKRLLISLLSVVGVSLLRVFFGSSFDGLILLLCIVAGLYWLWGPIYWATMRNMEIRRYPYSGFWRGEVVDVYVTEDLIGKEETVNNSGELVIVENRERRLNVEVEDENGFGTRVQVPLRRIHKGIAAGQVAEMLVLSYQPDLRNIVKTTDIYIPSLNRFVSDYPYLQPDVFAQVSQKLSQFEDEEEPVKRGKNKRRRR, from the coding sequence ATGCTAGTTCCCATCACCCGCCAGAAGTTTGAACAAATCATTCCCATCCTTGCTACCGGCCCCCAGTACGGTTACTTTTGGGGGAAGTTTCCGGATTTCTTAAAACGACTCTTAATTTCTTTACTTTCCGTCGTCGGAGTGTCGCTTTTAAGAGTGTTTTTTGGCAGTAGCTTTGATGGCTTAATCTTGTTACTCTGTATCGTTGCTGGGCTTTATTGGCTATGGGGGCCAATTTACTGGGCAACGATGCGTAATATGGAGATTCGCCGCTACCCATACAGTGGCTTCTGGCGCGGTGAAGTGGTGGATGTATATGTCACAGAGGATTTGATTGGTAAAGAAGAAACGGTGAATAATAGCGGTGAGTTAGTCATCGTTGAAAACCGGGAACGACGCCTCAATGTAGAAGTGGAGGACGAAAACGGATTCGGGACACGAGTACAAGTTCCTCTGCGGCGCATCCATAAGGGAATTGCTGCCGGTCAAGTCGCGGAGATGTTGGTATTGTCCTATCAACCTGACTTGAGGAATATTGTTAAGACAACGGATATTTATATCCCTAGTCTGAACCGTTTTGTGAGTGATTATCCTTATCTACAACCCGATGTTTTTGCCCAAGTCAGTCAGAAATTGAGCCAATTTGAAGATGAGGAAGAACCCGTTAAACGTGGGAAAAATAAGCGTCGCAGGCGTTAA
- the ruvA gene encoding Holliday junction branch migration protein RuvA: MISYLKGTVATIQKSSGNRVTLILDVNEIGYELQIPKRLSQELLAASEGKVQVFTHLQIREDQQVLYGFASAAERDLFRQLIGVSGIGAQLAIALIDTLGLPNLVQAIVTGNIRALAKTPGVGNKTAERIALELKTKLAEWRQLAGVSTPASATGPSPTILEDVEMTLLALGYENSEISQALEAVSQDTLIAKSKNPEEWIRSAIAWLSR; encoded by the coding sequence ATGATCAGCTATCTCAAGGGGACTGTCGCAACGATTCAGAAAAGCAGTGGCAATCGCGTCACGCTGATTTTGGACGTGAACGAAATCGGCTATGAATTGCAAATCCCTAAGCGTCTGTCACAGGAACTATTAGCGGCGTCAGAAGGGAAGGTGCAAGTCTTTACCCATTTGCAAATTCGGGAAGATCAACAAGTTCTGTATGGGTTTGCCTCCGCAGCAGAACGGGATTTATTTCGTCAGTTGATTGGCGTGAGTGGAATTGGGGCGCAACTAGCGATCGCACTGATTGATACTCTGGGACTACCCAATTTAGTGCAAGCGATTGTGACGGGCAATATCCGCGCCTTAGCCAAAACTCCGGGTGTAGGGAACAAAACGGCTGAACGCATTGCTTTAGAACTGAAAACCAAGCTAGCCGAATGGCGTCAGCTAGCCGGAGTGAGTACACCCGCTTCTGCGACTGGGCCATCCCCAACCATTCTAGAGGATGTGGAGATGACGCTACTGGCTTTGGGTTATGAGAACAGCGAAATTAGCCAAGCGCTAGAAGCCGTTAGCCAGGATACTTTAATAGCGAAAAGCAAAAATCCAGAAGAATGGATTAGAAGTGCGATCGCTTGGTTGAGTCGGTGA
- a CDS encoding sucrose-phosphate phosphatase has protein sequence MTAFLFITDLDNTLVGDDKALKELKKQLSQHRQEYGTKIVYATGRSRSIYHDLKREKQLLDPDALIASVGTEIYDEDGQETPDPAWSDKLAQGWNRDLIVATAAHYSDLVPQPDSEQRPFKVSYYLTEEAAVEVLPQLEALLAERGLDVKLIYSGSKDLDLLPRHADKGLAVQFLKQKWGFDSTQTVVCGDSGNDIALFSVGEERGIIVGNARPELRQWYEENPADYRYMAQAHCAGGILEGLHHFGFLNS, from the coding sequence GTGACCGCATTTTTATTTATAACCGATTTGGACAATACCTTAGTGGGTGATGATAAGGCCCTCAAAGAACTCAAAAAGCAACTTAGTCAGCATCGCCAAGAATACGGCACGAAGATCGTCTATGCCACAGGGCGATCGCGCAGTATTTACCACGACCTGAAGCGTGAGAAGCAACTGTTAGATCCAGATGCTCTGATCGCCTCTGTGGGTACGGAAATTTATGATGAGGATGGTCAGGAGACTCCCGATCCAGCCTGGTCAGACAAACTGGCTCAAGGTTGGAATCGAGACTTAATCGTGGCAACAGCCGCCCATTATTCTGACTTGGTTCCTCAACCCGACTCCGAACAGCGTCCGTTTAAAGTCAGCTATTATCTAACGGAAGAAGCCGCCGTGGAAGTACTGCCTCAACTGGAAGCGCTGCTGGCTGAGCGAGGTCTTGATGTTAAGTTGATCTATAGCGGGAGTAAAGACCTCGACCTTCTACCCCGCCATGCTGACAAAGGGTTAGCTGTACAGTTTCTGAAACAAAAGTGGGGATTCGATAGCACACAAACGGTCGTATGTGGCGACTCAGGAAATGACATCGCCTTATTTAGCGTTGGTGAAGAACGGGGAATTATTGTCGGCAACGCACGACCGGAACTGCGCCAGTGGTACGAGGAGAACCCAGCCGATTATCGGTATATGGCTCAAGCGCACTGTGCTGGTGGAATTCTCGAAGGCTTGCACCACTTCGGATTCTTGAACAGTTAG
- a CDS encoding SLATT domain-containing protein, with translation MQNPIESLDKAQSLALETAWQRYAQMETNAESAYQQYLKLRGWAIALAVVATFLAILTSRLDSSLMVSPVGQVLRASLILVPLIGSVMLVFANRLQQGQYWRVFRTGAQEIRKEIYLYRTLLQGQPQRHQWLLERVSQIQRQVVETIGSNWMIKPYTGEILPDYPDNESNSVSVLTDLAPDDYLRDRLEAPLKSYSQELEDIYQTRTRLQAAILAFGALSAFLPALSGSLNIWVAFTTSLGTALIIWLEVSRLDSVVKNYNQLILELNIIRDHWQSLRPPEQTGAEFFKLVIATEKVLWSQHNQDINQMREAVIELRTQPNDMVTQVMSQPVLSKIEQSLLPEKSTQLEILPAKTEVIPEEPVEVKVVKPEKQEPKKQNKKDLPHAFVVMPFGRKKGPDGRWIDFNSIYQQLIKPALEEAGFESFRADEETVSGDILTDMFQELLLADLVLTDLSIDNANVYYELGVRHALRKRGLVHIQCGRAYMPYDIFNVRTIPYQCDENGCPDPKHLEKDKQAIVKIARATWESDENRIHSPIFQLLAGLEEPDRRALRTPLATGYWQEYKEWQELVLIAQRQKRIGDVLLLTEEVRNPLIKEEAIADAGKALKNLGNHALALQEYRQGLKINGKNSEFRLEEAFHLSRLKQSEEAIVKLEGLLQDEPNNIKALFYLAGIYTEMWRDEWLKIKNEQERLEEAYEAAHLLRKAIKTYLKGYRLNQDHYHSGISALILSCVLEDLVKKLKADGDLEDEAIRQQLPSLKGAVQFTLDSVAQRESNDFWVFVCLADFAVCTAEHSKQVMKAYKKAFTLAGKNKFALKSTLEQLKLLQALSFRTDYVEAGIAVIQAELERFEGQEEAVADTTNNEPASVFLFSGHMIDSPNRAQPRFPADMEGEARQKIEDVLDKLNACSGSMAIAPGAACGGDILFIEACLERNIKVEVFLSFSQAEFIQDSVSFAGDNWVARFYAIQKHPNVTIHFQPERLGAVPEGDNPYERNNRWALYSTLMYGIERVRLVVLWNGKGGDAPGGTGDMVQQVRQLGGIVEHIDTTKFDYWKMNEKVVEFPKTIEMAGQVQES, from the coding sequence ATGCAAAATCCAATAGAGAGCCTGGATAAAGCTCAATCTTTAGCCTTAGAAACAGCTTGGCAGCGTTACGCTCAAATGGAAACGAACGCTGAATCCGCCTATCAGCAATATCTGAAACTGCGTGGTTGGGCTATAGCTCTGGCAGTAGTTGCCACGTTCCTGGCTATCCTCACGTCTCGGCTTGATAGCAGTCTGATGGTATCACCTGTAGGCCAGGTGCTAAGAGCCAGCTTGATTTTAGTCCCCCTAATTGGTTCGGTGATGTTAGTCTTTGCCAACAGACTACAGCAGGGACAATACTGGCGGGTTTTTAGAACAGGTGCCCAGGAAATTAGAAAAGAGATTTACCTATACCGGACTCTCCTGCAAGGACAACCCCAGCGTCATCAGTGGCTTTTAGAACGGGTGAGTCAGATTCAGCGCCAAGTGGTGGAGACGATTGGCAGCAATTGGATGATCAAACCTTACACGGGTGAAATTCTGCCGGATTATCCGGATAACGAGTCAAACAGCGTTTCGGTTTTAACTGATTTGGCACCGGACGACTACTTGCGCGATCGCCTAGAAGCTCCCCTCAAGTCCTATTCTCAAGAATTAGAGGATATATACCAAACCCGAACTCGTCTACAGGCTGCAATTTTGGCGTTCGGGGCATTGAGTGCATTTCTCCCAGCCCTCAGTGGTAGTCTTAACATTTGGGTCGCCTTCACGACTTCACTGGGAACGGCGTTAATCATTTGGCTGGAAGTAAGTCGGCTGGATTCGGTGGTCAAAAACTATAACCAGCTCATTCTGGAACTTAATATTATTCGCGACCATTGGCAAAGTTTAAGGCCACCCGAACAAACAGGGGCTGAATTTTTTAAATTAGTCATTGCCACCGAAAAAGTCCTCTGGAGCCAGCATAACCAAGACATCAACCAAATGCGTGAGGCTGTGATTGAGTTACGCACTCAACCTAACGATATGGTGACTCAAGTGATGAGTCAGCCTGTTTTGAGTAAGATTGAGCAAAGTCTGCTACCCGAAAAATCAACTCAACTCGAAATTTTACCGGCTAAAACAGAGGTTATTCCCGAAGAGCCTGTAGAAGTTAAAGTTGTTAAGCCGGAAAAGCAAGAACCCAAGAAACAAAATAAAAAAGACTTACCACATGCCTTTGTAGTGATGCCCTTTGGTCGAAAAAAAGGCCCTGATGGACGTTGGATTGATTTCAATAGTATTTATCAACAGTTAATTAAGCCAGCCCTGGAAGAGGCAGGATTTGAGTCGTTTAGAGCGGATGAAGAAACCGTGAGCGGCGATATCTTGACTGATATGTTCCAGGAGCTATTGCTGGCGGATTTGGTACTCACTGACCTAAGCATTGATAATGCCAATGTTTATTATGAATTGGGTGTTCGTCACGCTTTGCGGAAGCGGGGTTTAGTTCATATTCAGTGCGGTCGGGCTTACATGCCTTACGACATTTTCAACGTTCGCACGATCCCTTATCAATGCGATGAAAATGGTTGCCCTGACCCCAAACACCTGGAGAAAGATAAACAGGCGATCGTCAAAATAGCTCGTGCCACCTGGGAGTCAGATGAAAATCGAATTCACAGTCCGATTTTCCAATTACTAGCAGGTCTGGAAGAACCCGATCGCAGAGCGCTACGAACTCCCTTGGCAACTGGCTACTGGCAGGAGTACAAGGAGTGGCAAGAGCTAGTCCTGATTGCTCAGCGACAAAAGCGGATTGGGGATGTGTTGTTGTTAACAGAAGAAGTCCGCAATCCTCTGATTAAAGAAGAAGCGATCGCAGATGCAGGGAAAGCCTTAAAGAACTTGGGGAATCATGCCCTCGCTCTCCAAGAATATCGCCAAGGGCTGAAGATTAATGGAAAAAATTCCGAATTCCGACTGGAAGAAGCGTTTCACCTGAGCCGATTGAAGCAATCCGAAGAAGCGATCGTGAAATTGGAGGGGTTGCTCCAGGATGAACCGAACAATATCAAAGCGTTGTTTTATTTAGCTGGCATTTACACAGAAATGTGGCGGGATGAATGGCTCAAGATCAAAAATGAGCAAGAGCGATTAGAAGAGGCTTACGAAGCGGCTCACTTACTCAGAAAAGCGATTAAGACTTACCTCAAAGGCTATCGCTTAAATCAAGACCATTACCACTCCGGAATCAGTGCCCTAATTTTGTCCTGCGTCTTAGAAGACCTAGTGAAGAAGCTTAAAGCAGATGGTGACTTAGAAGATGAAGCCATTCGGCAACAGTTGCCCTCTCTCAAAGGAGCGGTTCAATTTACCTTAGACAGTGTGGCTCAACGGGAATCCAATGATTTTTGGGTCTTTGTCTGTTTAGCTGATTTCGCCGTCTGCACGGCTGAGCACTCGAAACAGGTAATGAAAGCTTACAAAAAAGCCTTTACCCTGGCTGGGAAAAACAAATTTGCCTTGAAATCGACTCTAGAGCAACTGAAATTATTGCAGGCACTCTCGTTCCGCACAGACTATGTTGAGGCTGGCATCGCTGTGATCCAAGCAGAACTTGAGCGATTTGAAGGCCAAGAGGAAGCGGTTGCAGACACAACCAACAATGAACCGGCATCAGTGTTCTTGTTCTCCGGTCACATGATTGATAGTCCCAATCGTGCACAGCCTCGTTTCCCTGCGGACATGGAAGGCGAGGCTCGTCAAAAAATTGAGGATGTATTGGATAAGTTAAATGCTTGTTCAGGATCGATGGCGATCGCACCGGGAGCGGCTTGTGGTGGAGATATTTTGTTTATTGAAGCTTGTTTGGAGCGCAATATCAAAGTTGAAGTATTTCTGTCATTTTCTCAGGCCGAGTTTATTCAAGATTCAGTCAGTTTTGCCGGGGATAATTGGGTTGCACGTTTCTATGCTATCCAGAAGCATCCTAATGTAACCATCCACTTTCAACCCGAACGC